Sequence from the Microbacterium dextranolyticum genome:
CCCCGACACCTGCACGTGCGAGCCCCCGAACACGGCGGCCACGAGACCCGCGACGATCGCGGTGATCAGCCCGGCTTCAGCGCTGAGACCCGAGCTGACCCCGAAGCCGAGGGCGAGCGGCAAGGCGACGATACCGACGGTGAGGCCCGCGAGCAGATCGCCGCGCCACGTGCGGCCGACCTGGGCATAGTCCGCCCGGCCCGGAAGAAGCGATCGTGCACGTGAGAGCAGGCGCGTCGTCGCGGTGACGCTCACGGGCGCGGGCCGATCGCGGGAAGGGAGTGGGCATCGCGCAGGAGCGCATCATCGGCTTGCAGCACGCTCACCAGCAGCACGCGTGCCGACGCGAGCAGGTCGGCCACCTTCGGGTCGGCGAGTCGGTAGTACACGTGGCTCGCGCGGCGCTCCGACTCGACCAGCCGGTGCCGGCGCAGAACGGAGAGGTGCTGGGAGAGGTGGGATGCCTCGAGTCCGGTCTGCGACTGCAGGTCGGCGACCGAGCGCTCTGGCGCCTCGGCGAGCAGTTCCAGGATGCGAATGCGGAAGGGGTGCGCGAGACCTTTGAAGAGGTTCGCCTTGACCTCGTACAGCGGAAGCTGTCCCTCAGTGAATGGCATGATGGAACCATCATATCGCCGACATCGGCACTGCCGAGCCCGGAGGCGGTGCGCGGGCTCGCAACGCTCCGCCGCTCGGTGCCGCGCTCATAGGATGGACGCATGCGCATCCACATCGCGACCGATCACGCGGGGCTCGAGTTCTCCACGCAGCTGCAGCATCACCTGGCCGAGGCCGGGCACGAGGTCATCGACCACGGTCCGATCGCGTACGACCCGGTCGACGACTACCCGTCGTTCTGCATTCGAGCCGCGCAGGCCGTGGTCCGCGATCAGGCGGACGGTATCGAGACGCTCGGCGTCGTCTTCGGCGGCTCGGGCAACGGCGAGCAGATCGCGGCCAACAAGGTCGAGGGCATCCGCGCCGCGCTGGTGTGGAGCATCGCGACCGCTGAGCTCGCCCGCGAGCACAACGACGCGAACGTGATCTCCATCGGCGCGCGCCAGCACACGGTGGAGGAGGCGATCGGATTCATCGACCGCTTCATCGCGACGCCGTTCTCGGGCGAGGAGCGCCATGCGCGGCGCATCGCGCAGCTCGCGGACTTCGAGCGCGATGGATCGCTGCTCCCCGACCCGCGGGCCGCACGCCCGGGTGCGGACGCTTCCGGCGTGGTCCTCGGCGGCGAGTCCGCCGAGGCGTTCGACCCTGAAGCCGGCTGATGCCCGAGGGTCATTCCGTCCACCGGATCGCCCGCCAGTTCGATCGCAACGTCGTCGGCCATCGCGTCTCGGCGTCGAGTCCGCAGGGGCGCTTCGCCGACGGGGCGAGTCTGCTCGACGGGCGTGAGGCGACCAGCGTCCGCGCGGTCGGAAAGCAGATGTTCCTGGAGTTCGACGACGACCTCTGGCTACGCGTGCACCTGGGCATGTACGGGGCGTGGGACTTCTCCGGCGAGATCCTCATCGATCCCACCATCGCCTCGGCGAACGGGCGGATGGGGCACACCAATCAGCGGGGCACGACTCTCGCCGCGGACGATGTCGTGCTCGACGCGGCGCGGGAGAACTCGCTCTCCTCCATCGGCGCGCCGCGTGTCGCGCGCGGGCGTGTGCGCATGAGCGAGCAGACGCGCGGACTCGACGAAGACGGTGCGGGGGACTGGCCGCCACCGGTCGTCGGTCAGGTGCGTCTGCGGCTCTTGACCGATCGGACCTGTGCGGACTTGCGCGGGCCGACGGCCTGCGAGCTGCAGTCGCCCGATCAGGTGCAGGCATCCATCGCGAAACTCGGCCCGGACCCTCTCGTCGATGATCTCGCCGAGGGCGAGGAGCGCTTCACCTCGGTGGTGCGCCGCAAGCCCACCGCGATCGGTCTACTGCTGATGGACCAGAGCGTGGTCAGCGGCATCGGCAACGTGTACCGCGCCGAACTGCTCTATCGGGCGCTCCTGGACCCGCACACGCCCGGCAAGCTCGTTCCCGAGGAGGTCGTCCGATCGATCTGGCGGGACTGGGCGCGGCTGCTGGTCATCGGCGTCGAGACGGGTCAGATGATGACGATGGACGACCTCGACGACGAGGCGTATCGGAAGGCGATGGCGCATCGCGACGAGCGCCACTGGGTCTACCACCGCGCCGGTCTGCCGTGCCGCGTGTGCGGCACGGAGGTCGTGCTGGAGGAGATGGGTGCGCGAAAGCTCTACTGGTGCCCGTCGTGCCAGAAATGACGCCCGGGCCGGGTTCTAAGGGAGTGCCGGCCGCGCTGAGACCGCAGACACGATGGGAGCGACGCCTGTGACCGACCAGCTCGCGCAGGGGGAACGCCCTGCCGTCATCGCCGACGCACGGCTGACCGGCGCCGGCCGGCTCGATCCTTTCGGCTCCGACCCGGTCGACGTGCACCTCGACGATGGCGTCATCGTCGACATCGCTCCGGCCGGCGCGCTCGCACGACGCGGTGCGGTGATCGACGCGGGCGGAGGGTGGGTCGTCCCCGGCCTCTGGGACCATCACGTCCACACCGTGCAATGGGCCCTGGTCGCGCAGCGCGAGCCGCTCGGCCAGGCCGGATCGGCCGCCGACGCGGCGGCGCGGATGGCGCATGCGCCTGGCTTGGGAGACGGGCGCCGTGTCGGCGCCGGATTCCGCGACGCGCTGTGGCCGGATGCCCCGTCCCTCTCCCTGCTCGATGAGCGCACCGGCGAGATCCCGACGTACCTCATCAACTCCGACGTGCACAGCGTGTGGATGAACACCGCCGCGTTCCGACGTGAGGGCATGACGCTCGATGCCTCCGGTCTCGTCCGCGAGGAACCGGCGTTCGAGATCTCACGGCGACTGAACGCGGTCGATCCCGCGACAGGCGATCAGTTCGTGGCTCAGGCGCTGGCCGAGGCCGCCACCCGCGGCATCGTGGGCGTCGTGGACTTCGACATGGCCTGGAACGCCGAGGCCTGGGCGAGACGGCTCGACGCCGGATTCGACACGACCCGCATCCGTTTCGGGCTGTACCCCGCGCACCTGGACCGTGCCCTCGCCGAAGGACTCGCCTCGGACGATGCGCTCGATCCCGCGGGGCTCGTGCGGGTGGGCCCGCTCAAGGTGATCACCGATGGGTCGCTCGGCACCCGCACCGCGGCCTGCTCGCATGCCTACCCCGGCGATCCGCGCAACCACGGTGTGCTCACGGTCGCGCCCGAGGAACTGCTCGACCTGATGACCCGCGCCACCGCGGGAGGTTTGGCGTGCGCGATCCACGCGATCGGCGACGTCGCGAACTCGCATGCTCTGGACGCGTTCGCCGCGACGGGCGCGGTCGGCACCATCGAGCACGCCCAACTCGTCGCGCACGCCGACATCCCGCGCTTCGCGCGGCTCGGCGTGGGGGCGAGCGTCCAGCCCGAGCATGCGATCGACGACCGCGACATGACCGACGTGTACTGGGCGGGTCAGACGGCGCTCGCCTATCCTCTGCGTGCGCTCGCCGAGGCCGGAGCGAACCTGCTGTTCGGCTCGGATGCCCCGGTCGCCGCGCTCGATCCGTGGGCGGCGATGGCCTCGGCGGTGCACCGCACGCGCGACGGCAGAGCGGCGTGGCATCCGGATCAGGCGATCGATGCCGCCACGGCTCTCGCCGCCTCGACCGCCTCGGGGTCGCTCGCGCGCTCGACCCTGCTGCCCGGCGATGTCGCCGATCTCGTCGTCGTCGACCGCGACCCGCTCACGGCCGACGAGCCGTCGTTGCGGAAGACCGCCGTGCAGATCACGCTTCTCGGCGGGCGGCTCACGCACCTCGCGTGAGGACGGTCGCGATCCTCTCATGGTCGGGTTGTGCCCGTTCCGAGGCGCCGATGCGCGGGTCGCTGGCTGCACGACCCATCATTCGGCGCCTCCGAACGTCGAGGTGAGGCGCCTCGGGCGAAGCCCCGCGAACGCACGGATGCCCCGGACCCTGCGGTCCGAGGCATCCGTCTGATCGATGCGTTGCGCTCAGGCGGCGAGGTGCGCCGAGAGGAACCAACGATCCTTCTCGAGGCCGGCCTTGATCGCGATGGCGACGTCCTGGCTGGTCAGGTCGGTTTCGTCCAGCCCGTCGATCGCTGCCTGCACGTCGGCGATGACGACGTCCATGTCGGTGACGACGGCGCGGACGATCTCGTCCCACGGGGTGAAGCCGGCGGGGACGGTCGTGGGCGCAGCCTTCTCGGCGACCGTCGACACACGCGCGTCGATCGGCAGTCCCAGGGCGACGATGCGCTCGGCGGCGAGGTCGGCGAAGCCCTGCGCGTTCGCGACGACCTGGTCGAGCAGCTCGTGGATGGCGATGAAGTTCGTGCCGCGCACGTTCCAGTGGGCCTGCTTGCCGTTGACGGCCAGCGCCTGGAGGCCGAGCACGACGGGGGTGAGGAACTGGGCCGTTCCGGCGGAGGCCTCGGGGCCTGCTGCGGTCATCGAGATCGTCTTCGTTTCGGTCATGGTCTGATCCTCCTCGGTTCCTGCGGGCGTCGTGCACCCGCATCATGTTCAACGGTACTCAGCACGGATTGTTCCGCAAGCAAGAGAAGGCTCGGCTTAGCGCCGCGCTATCGTCGGGGCATGACGATCGCCGACGATGCCTCGATCCTGTCCGTACGCGGGTTCACTCCGCGCCTCGACCCCACGGCCTTCGTCGCATCGGGTGCCCGGATCGTCGGAGACGTCGTGCTCGGCGAGGGTGCGAGCGTCTGGTACAACGCCGTCGTGCGCGGCGACGGCGCCTCGATCACACTCGGTGCCGGCAGCAACCTGCAGGACAACGTGTCGGTGCACGTGGACGCCGACTCGCCGGTCGTCATCGGCGAGAACGTATCGGTCGGACACAACGCCGTCGTGCACGGCTGCACGATCGGCGACGGTTCGCTCATCGGGATGGGCAGCGTCGTGCTCTCGGGTGCGCAGATCGGTGCGGGATGCCTCGTCGCCGGTGGCGCGCTCGTGCTCGGCGGCACCGTGGTGCCCGACGGCTCGCTCGTCGCCGGCGTCCCGGCGAAGGTGCGGCGCCAGCTCACCGACGAGGAGCGGTCGGGCATCCTTCGCAACGCCGAGGTGTACCGCGCCCACGCCGCAGCGCACGCCGAGGCATCCGACGCGCGGTGACGGATGCCGGCGGGGCAGGCGCCCGCGCACCCGCAGCGACGGTGGCCTCGACTCGATCGTTCCCTCGGTGTGAAACCCCGCTGGGGTCCCGCGAGACCGCGATCGCGCGTCGAGACCGCCGTTCCGATTCTCGGTCTCGACGCGAGATGCCGGTTTGGGTGCAGGGGGCCGGCGGAGCCAGGCCCCCGCGCGACCGACGTCGACGAGAAGCCCCGCCGCAGGCCGGGAGGCGTACGACGGGGCAGCGGAGGGGATGACGGGAATCGAACCCGCGCCATCAGTTTGGAAGACTGAGGCTCTACCATTGAGCTACATCCCCGAGGCCGCGTGGCCGCGGCATCTCGAAGAGTCTACTAGCTCTTGTCGGCTAGACTGACCACCGGCCGTAATTCGGCGCTCGCACGCGTGCGCGCCCGGGGCGTAGCTCAGCTTGGTAGAGCGCCCGCTTTGGGAGCGGGAGGCCGCAGGTTCAAATCCTGTCGCCCCGACCACCGGCCCCACGAACCCAGACCCAGACCCCGGACGCGCGTCTGCGCGGTCGAATCAGAGGAGAACGAACAGGCATGGTCACCAGCACCGTCGAGAAGCTGACCCCCACCCGGGTGAAGCTGCACATCTCGGTCACCCCCGAGGATCTCAAGCCCGCGATCGCGCACGCGTACGAGCACATCGCCCAGGACATCCAGATCCCCGGCTTCCGCAAGGGCAAGGTGCCGGC
This genomic interval carries:
- a CDS encoding Fpg/Nei family DNA glycosylase: MPEGHSVHRIARQFDRNVVGHRVSASSPQGRFADGASLLDGREATSVRAVGKQMFLEFDDDLWLRVHLGMYGAWDFSGEILIDPTIASANGRMGHTNQRGTTLAADDVVLDAARENSLSSIGAPRVARGRVRMSEQTRGLDEDGAGDWPPPVVGQVRLRLLTDRTCADLRGPTACELQSPDQVQASIAKLGPDPLVDDLAEGEERFTSVVRRKPTAIGLLLMDQSVVSGIGNVYRAELLYRALLDPHTPGKLVPEEVVRSIWRDWARLLVIGVETGQMMTMDDLDDEAYRKAMAHRDERHWVYHRAGLPCRVCGTEVVLEEMGARKLYWCPSCQK
- a CDS encoding Dps family protein — translated: MTETKTISMTAAGPEASAGTAQFLTPVVLGLQALAVNGKQAHWNVRGTNFIAIHELLDQVVANAQGFADLAAERIVALGLPIDARVSTVAEKAAPTTVPAGFTPWDEIVRAVVTDMDVVIADVQAAIDGLDETDLTSQDVAIAIKAGLEKDRWFLSAHLAA
- a CDS encoding gamma carbonic anhydrase family protein; the encoded protein is MTIADDASILSVRGFTPRLDPTAFVASGARIVGDVVLGEGASVWYNAVVRGDGASITLGAGSNLQDNVSVHVDADSPVVIGENVSVGHNAVVHGCTIGDGSLIGMGSVVLSGAQIGAGCLVAGGALVLGGTVVPDGSLVAGVPAKVRRQLTDEERSGILRNAEVYRAHAAAHAEASDAR
- a CDS encoding ribose-5-phosphate isomerase produces the protein MRIHIATDHAGLEFSTQLQHHLAEAGHEVIDHGPIAYDPVDDYPSFCIRAAQAVVRDQADGIETLGVVFGGSGNGEQIAANKVEGIRAALVWSIATAELAREHNDANVISIGARQHTVEEAIGFIDRFIATPFSGEERHARRIAQLADFERDGSLLPDPRAARPGADASGVVLGGESAEAFDPEAG
- a CDS encoding ArsR/SmtB family transcription factor; amino-acid sequence: MPFTEGQLPLYEVKANLFKGLAHPFRIRILELLAEAPERSVADLQSQTGLEASHLSQHLSVLRRHRLVESERRASHVYYRLADPKVADLLASARVLLVSVLQADDALLRDAHSLPAIGPRP
- a CDS encoding amidohydrolase — encoded protein: MTDQLAQGERPAVIADARLTGAGRLDPFGSDPVDVHLDDGVIVDIAPAGALARRGAVIDAGGGWVVPGLWDHHVHTVQWALVAQREPLGQAGSAADAAARMAHAPGLGDGRRVGAGFRDALWPDAPSLSLLDERTGEIPTYLINSDVHSVWMNTAAFRREGMTLDASGLVREEPAFEISRRLNAVDPATGDQFVAQALAEAATRGIVGVVDFDMAWNAEAWARRLDAGFDTTRIRFGLYPAHLDRALAEGLASDDALDPAGLVRVGPLKVITDGSLGTRTAACSHAYPGDPRNHGVLTVAPEELLDLMTRATAGGLACAIHAIGDVANSHALDAFAATGAVGTIEHAQLVAHADIPRFARLGVGASVQPEHAIDDRDMTDVYWAGQTALAYPLRALAEAGANLLFGSDAPVAALDPWAAMASAVHRTRDGRAAWHPDQAIDAATALAASTASGSLARSTLLPGDVADLVVVDRDPLTADEPSLRKTAVQITLLGGRLTHLA